In a genomic window of Lacrimispora sp. BS-2:
- a CDS encoding ATP-binding protein yields MFQIRLFNQKHAISLRVTLIIALLVVGTIPVFIQNLVMLGTYRQNLIESRMQDIQNQCWILSNKMTRIGYLTMEPRDPLLDNEMSVKADMFNGRIVVVNRNFRIISDTFSLSTGKLNVSEEVIRCFDGENGSKYNFEKHYSALTIPIYSNSQEKEIAGVMIVTASTEDLLNRVSTMSEKGAFLQLMIFSVLAIFVFLLAKLLTKPFRELQRRLNRAAEGNLDENISPYAYKETLQITETINLTLKKLKAVDQSREEFVSNVSHELKTPITSIRVLADSLMGMEDVPAELYREFLSDISDEIERENKIIDDLLSLVRMDKTAGGNLNIAQVNINGLMELILKRLRPIAGKRNVELTFESIREVIADVDEMKLSLALSNLVENAIKYNVEGGWVRVTLDADHKFFYVKVADSGIGISEEFQEHVFERFYRVDKARSRETGGTGLGLSITKKIVLMHQGALKLQSKEGEGATFTVRIPLTYIS; encoded by the coding sequence ATGTTCCAGATAAGGCTTTTTAATCAGAAACATGCCATAAGCCTGCGGGTCACTCTAATCATTGCCCTTCTGGTGGTCGGAACCATACCGGTATTTATCCAGAATTTGGTCATGCTGGGTACTTACCGGCAGAATCTCATTGAGTCCAGAATGCAGGATATCCAAAACCAGTGCTGGATATTAAGCAACAAAATGACAAGAATCGGATACTTGACCATGGAGCCAAGGGATCCTCTGCTGGACAATGAAATGTCCGTAAAGGCAGATATGTTCAATGGACGGATCGTGGTGGTGAACCGGAATTTCAGGATCATCAGCGACACTTTTTCCCTTTCTACGGGTAAGCTCAATGTATCTGAAGAGGTCATCCGCTGCTTTGACGGAGAAAATGGCAGCAAATATAATTTTGAAAAACATTATTCAGCTCTGACGATTCCCATTTATTCCAACAGCCAGGAAAAGGAAATTGCCGGGGTCATGATTGTAACGGCATCCACGGAGGATCTGCTGAACCGGGTATCCACTATGTCGGAAAAGGGAGCTTTTCTTCAGCTTATGATCTTTTCCGTTCTGGCCATATTTGTGTTTCTTCTTGCCAAGCTTCTGACGAAGCCTTTCCGGGAACTGCAGCGGAGATTAAACCGGGCGGCAGAGGGAAATCTGGACGAAAATATCAGTCCTTATGCTTATAAGGAAACCCTGCAGATTACGGAAACCATTAACCTGACGTTAAAGAAGCTTAAGGCGGTGGACCAGTCCAGGGAAGAATTCGTATCAAATGTTTCCCATGAGCTGAAAACCCCGATCACATCCATTCGGGTTCTGGCTGATTCCCTCATGGGGATGGAAGACGTTCCGGCGGAGCTTTACCGGGAATTTTTAAGTGATATCTCTGATGAAATCGAGCGGGAAAACAAGATCATTGATGACCTGCTGTCTCTGGTCCGCATGGACAAGACTGCCGGGGGAAATTTAAACATTGCCCAGGTGAATATCAACGGATTGATGGAGCTGATCTTAAAAAGGCTGCGCCCCATTGCCGGAAAACGCAATGTGGAGCTTACCTTTGAAAGCATCAGGGAGGTCATTGCCGATGTAGATGAGATGAAGCTGTCCCTGGCCTTAAGCAATCTGGTGGAGAATGCCATCAAATACAATGTGGAAGGCGGCTGGGTACGGGTTACCCTTGATGCGGATCATAAGTTTTTTTACGTAAAGGTGGCGGATTCCGGAATCGGGATTTCGGAAGAGTTTCAGGAGCATGTGTTTGAACGGTTCTACCGGGTAGATAAGGCCAGATCCAGAGAAACAGGAGGCACAGGCCTTGGCCTTTCCATTACAAAAAAAATTGTGCTGATGCACCAGGGAGCGCTGAAGCTTCAGAGCAAAGAGGGCGAGGGAGCCACATTTACCGTGCGGATTCCACTCACTTATATTTCTTAG
- the gpmI gene encoding 2,3-bisphosphoglycerate-independent phosphoglycerate mutase, translated as MSRKPIVLMILDGYGLNDNCDHNAVCEGKTPIMDQLMSQCPFVKGNASGLAVGLPDGQMGNSEVGHLNMGAGRIVYQELTRITKSINDGDFFEVPEFLQAVENCKKSGSALHMWGLVSDGGVHSHNTHIYGLLELAKRNGLDKVYVHCFLDGRDTPPASGKSFVEALEAKMKEIGTGKVASVMGRYYAMDRDNRWDRVEKAYNALTKGEGNHAESASAGIQASYDKEVFDEFVEPFVVTEAEEPVAAVKDGDSVIFFNFRPDRAREITRAFCDDEFKGFPREKRLNLTYVCFTDYDETIKNKLVAFKKEAILNTFGQFLAQNDMTQARIAETEKYAHVTFFFNGGVEEPNKGEDRILVPSPKVATYDLQPEMSAPIVCDKLVEAIKSGKYDVIIINFANPDMVGHTGIEDAAIKAIETVDACVGRTVEAIRETNGVLFICADHGNAEQLLDYETGEPFTAHTTNPVPFILVNADPAYKLREGGCLADIAPTLIELMGLEQPKDMTGKSLLVK; from the coding sequence ATGAGCAGAAAACCGATTGTATTAATGATACTTGATGGTTATGGATTAAATGATAACTGCGACCATAACGCTGTTTGTGAAGGCAAGACCCCGATCATGGATCAGCTTATGAGCCAGTGCCCTTTTGTTAAGGGAAATGCCAGCGGACTGGCAGTAGGTCTTCCTGACGGACAGATGGGTAACTCTGAGGTAGGACATTTGAATATGGGCGCAGGCCGTATTGTATATCAGGAACTTACCAGGATTACAAAATCAATCAATGACGGCGACTTTTTTGAGGTGCCGGAATTTTTACAGGCAGTGGAAAACTGCAAGAAATCCGGGTCTGCCCTCCATATGTGGGGCCTGGTATCCGACGGCGGAGTGCACAGCCATAACACCCATATTTACGGCCTTTTAGAGTTGGCAAAGAGAAACGGCCTGGACAAGGTCTATGTTCATTGCTTCCTGGACGGACGTGATACGCCTCCTGCATCCGGAAAGAGCTTCGTGGAAGCGCTGGAAGCAAAGATGAAGGAGATCGGCACAGGAAAAGTGGCTTCTGTTATGGGCCGTTACTATGCAATGGACAGGGATAACCGCTGGGACCGCGTGGAAAAGGCATACAATGCTCTGACAAAGGGTGAAGGAAATCATGCAGAATCAGCTTCTGCCGGGATCCAGGCTTCCTATGATAAAGAGGTTTTCGACGAGTTTGTGGAACCTTTTGTTGTGACAGAGGCTGAAGAACCGGTTGCTGCGGTAAAAGACGGTGATTCTGTGATCTTCTTTAACTTCCGTCCTGACCGGGCAAGAGAAATAACAAGAGCCTTCTGTGATGATGAGTTCAAGGGATTTCCAAGAGAAAAGCGCCTGAACCTGACCTATGTATGCTTTACGGATTACGATGAGACTATTAAAAACAAGCTGGTTGCTTTCAAAAAGGAAGCTATTTTAAATACCTTCGGTCAATTTTTGGCCCAGAATGACATGACACAGGCCAGAATTGCTGAAACTGAAAAATATGCCCATGTAACCTTTTTCTTTAACGGAGGTGTGGAAGAGCCCAATAAGGGAGAGGACAGGATCCTGGTTCCATCTCCAAAGGTTGCCACCTATGACCTGCAGCCTGAGATGAGCGCTCCCATTGTTTGCGATAAGCTGGTAGAGGCGATCAAATCCGGAAAATATGATGTGATCATCATTAACTTTGCAAACCCGGATATGGTTGGACATACGGGAATCGAAGACGCGGCCATCAAGGCCATTGAAACTGTGGATGCATGTGTGGGAAGAACCGTGGAAGCCATCAGGGAAACCAATGGAGTTCTGTTCATCTGCGCTGATCATGGAAACGCAGAACAGCTTTTGGACTATGAGACAGGAGAACCCTTTACCGCTCATACCACCAACCCGGTTCCGTTTATCCTGGTAAATGCAGATCCAGCCTATAAGCTGAGAGAAGGCGGCTGTCTGGCAGACATTGCTCCTACCCTGATTGAACTCATGGGATTAGAACAGCCAAAAGATATGACAGGAAAATCTTTACTTGTGAAATAA
- a CDS encoding ABC transporter ATP-binding protein, translated as MKQNEMKTGTLLKRFVPYYKKYTKVMVMDLFCASLTTICEMVLPLILRYITNQGLRDMTSLTVRMIIGIGALYFGLRIIDGMASFYMAYTGHVMGAAIETDMRQDAFAHLQKLSDNYFNNTKVGQIMSRITSDLFDVTEFAHHCPEEFFIAFLKTVVSFIILSGINLPLTLIIFLLIPVMGVSCTYFNLQVRKAFKHQRNHIGELNARIEDSLLGNRVVRAFANEKIEIEKFNRDNLEFLEIKRKTYKYMAAFQNTIRMFDGLMYVVVIVAGGIFMVKGLIEPGDLVAYTLYVTTLLATIRRIIEFAEQFQRGMTGVERFMELMDASVDIFDEEGAKPLHDVKGNINFHQVSFEYPDDHNPVLSSINLDIKAGEKVALVGPSGGGKTTLCNLIPRFYDPTEGEILIDGQDIRNVTLESLRSAVGVVQQDVYLFSGTVFENIEYGHPGASKDDVIQAAKLAGAHEFITGLKDGYETYVGERGVKLSGGQKQRISIARVFLKNPQVLILDEATSALDNESEHLVSQSLDRLAVGRTTLTIAHRLTTIQNADRILVLSDNKIVEEGNHEELLLKRGMYYQLYTSAGEEEQAALAHCLQK; from the coding sequence ATGAAACAAAACGAGATGAAAACGGGCACATTGTTAAAACGCTTTGTGCCCTACTATAAAAAATATACGAAAGTCATGGTCATGGATTTATTCTGTGCGTCGCTTACCACTATCTGTGAGATGGTATTGCCTTTGATCTTACGTTATATTACCAATCAGGGGTTAAGAGATATGACGTCACTTACGGTTCGTATGATCATCGGGATCGGCGCCCTTTATTTTGGCCTCAGGATCATAGACGGAATGGCCAGCTTCTACATGGCTTACACAGGCCATGTCATGGGAGCAGCCATTGAGACCGACATGAGGCAGGATGCATTTGCCCATTTGCAGAAGCTGTCGGATAACTATTTTAACAATACAAAGGTCGGACAGATCATGTCAAGGATCACCAGTGATTTATTTGACGTGACGGAATTTGCCCACCACTGCCCGGAGGAATTCTTCATTGCCTTCTTGAAGACAGTGGTATCCTTTATTATCCTTTCAGGGATCAATCTCCCTCTGACCCTTATCATTTTCCTGCTGATTCCGGTTATGGGGGTATCCTGTACCTACTTTAATCTGCAGGTGAGAAAGGCTTTTAAGCATCAGAGGAACCACATCGGTGAGCTGAATGCCAGGATCGAGGACAGCCTGCTTGGAAACCGGGTAGTCCGGGCATTTGCCAATGAAAAGATCGAGATTGAAAAATTCAACCGGGATAATCTGGAGTTTTTAGAGATCAAACGGAAAACCTACAAATACATGGCTGCTTTCCAGAACACCATCCGGATGTTTGACGGTCTGATGTATGTGGTAGTCATCGTTGCCGGCGGCATATTCATGGTAAAGGGACTCATAGAGCCAGGGGATCTGGTGGCTTATACCCTGTATGTGACCACATTGCTTGCTACAATCCGCAGGATTATCGAATTTGCGGAACAGTTCCAGAGAGGAATGACCGGAGTTGAACGTTTTATGGAGCTGATGGATGCCAGTGTGGACATCTTTGATGAAGAAGGAGCAAAGCCTCTCCATGATGTAAAAGGTAATATCAACTTTCATCAGGTATCCTTTGAATATCCGGATGACCACAATCCGGTGTTGAGCAGCATTAACCTTGATATCAAAGCAGGAGAAAAGGTAGCTCTTGTGGGCCCTTCCGGAGGAGGAAAGACCACGTTATGCAACCTGATCCCCCGCTTCTATGATCCGACGGAGGGGGAGATCCTTATTGACGGCCAGGATATCAGGAATGTAACCCTGGAGAGCTTAAGAAGCGCTGTAGGAGTGGTGCAGCAGGATGTTTATCTGTTTTCAGGAACGGTTTTTGAAAATATTGAATACGGCCATCCAGGGGCTTCCAAGGATGATGTGATCCAGGCGGCAAAACTGGCCGGAGCCCATGAATTCATCACGGGACTTAAGGACGGCTATGAAACCTATGTGGGAGAGCGGGGCGTAAAGCTTTCAGGAGGACAAAAGCAGCGCATCAGCATTGCCAGGGTATTCCTTAAAAATCCCCAGGTGCTGATCCTTGATGAGGCCACCTCTGCTCTTGATAACGAAAGCGAGCATCTGGTTTCCCAGTCCCTGGACCGCCTGGCAGTAGGCCGTACCACGCTGACCATTGCCCACCGCCTTACTACCATCCAGAATGCGGATCGGATATTGGTATTGTCCGACAACAAAATTGTGGAAGAGGGAAATCACGAGGAGCTGCTTTTAAAGCGGGGAATGTATTATCAGCTTTATACATCTGCGGGTGAAGAAGAACAGGCTGCCTTGGCTCATTGCCTGCAGAAATAA
- a CDS encoding DegV family protein, giving the protein MKVAIITDSNSGITQRQGEEAGVYVIPMPFMMAGDTFYEDISLTQKDFYEKLEEGVDISTSQPSPADLMDLWNRLLEEYEEIVHIPMSSGLSSACQTALMLTEDYEGKVFVVNNQRISVTQRQSVLEARRMADLGMTAAAIKEKLEETKMESTIYITLDTLEYLKKGGRITPAAALLGTFLRIKPVLTIQGEKLDAFAKARTMKQAKTMMITAAKKDMEERFGDPEGLCTSIAVAHTNNEAAAMEFKKELEEVFPKTGEIYVDNLSLSVSCHIGPGALAIACTKRLDV; this is encoded by the coding sequence ATGAAAGTAGCTATTATAACAGACAGCAACAGCGGAATTACCCAGAGACAGGGGGAAGAAGCTGGAGTTTACGTAATACCCATGCCGTTTATGATGGCCGGGGATACGTTTTATGAAGATATCAGCCTGACACAGAAGGATTTCTATGAAAAGCTGGAGGAAGGAGTGGATATTTCCACCTCTCAGCCATCTCCGGCCGATCTTATGGATTTATGGAACAGGCTTTTAGAGGAATATGAGGAAATCGTCCACATTCCCATGTCCAGCGGGCTGAGCAGTGCATGTCAGACGGCTCTTATGCTGACGGAAGATTACGAAGGAAAAGTGTTTGTGGTCAATAACCAGAGAATTTCCGTCACTCAAAGGCAGTCGGTCCTGGAAGCCAGGAGGATGGCAGATTTAGGAATGACCGCCGCTGCCATTAAGGAAAAGCTGGAAGAGACAAAGATGGAATCTACCATTTATATTACCCTGGATACGCTGGAATATTTAAAAAAAGGCGGAAGGATCACTCCGGCAGCGGCTCTTTTAGGGACATTTTTAAGGATTAAACCGGTTCTTACCATTCAGGGAGAAAAACTGGACGCCTTTGCAAAGGCAAGAACCATGAAGCAGGCCAAAACCATGATGATCACAGCCGCAAAAAAGGATATGGAGGAGCGCTTCGGCGATCCGGAAGGGCTTTGCACCAGCATTGCCGTTGCCCATACCAATAATGAGGCGGCTGCCATGGAATTTAAGAAGGAGCTAGAAGAGGTTTTTCCAAAGACGGGAGAAATCTACGTGGACAATCTTTCTTTAAGCGTGTCCTGCCACATAGGGCCGGGAGCGCTGGCAATCGCTTGTACGAAAAGGCTGGATGTATGA
- the tpiA gene encoding triose-phosphate isomerase, with translation MSRKKIIAGNWKMNMTPTEAVELVNTLKPLVANDEADVVFCVPAIDIMPAIEAAKGTNINIGAENMYYEDKGAYTGEISPAMLKDAGVKYVVIGHSERREYFAETDETVNKKVLKAFEYGITPIVCCGETLTQREQGITIDWIRQQIKIAFLNITAENAANAVIAYEPIWAIGTGKVATTEQAQEVCGAIRACIAEIYDKATAEAIRIQYGGSVSAASAPELFTQPDIDGGLVGGASLKPEFGKIVNYNK, from the coding sequence ATGTCCAGAAAGAAAATTATTGCAGGTAACTGGAAAATGAATATGACTCCCACCGAAGCGGTAGAGCTGGTGAATACCTTAAAGCCTCTGGTGGCAAATGATGAAGCAGACGTTGTTTTCTGCGTTCCGGCTATTGATATTATGCCCGCTATAGAGGCTGCAAAGGGAACCAATATTAACATTGGTGCTGAAAATATGTATTATGAGGATAAAGGGGCTTACACCGGAGAGATTTCTCCTGCCATGTTAAAGGATGCAGGCGTGAAATACGTTGTGATCGGCCATTCCGAAAGAAGGGAATACTTTGCGGAAACAGATGAAACTGTGAACAAAAAAGTTCTTAAGGCCTTTGAATACGGCATTACTCCTATCGTTTGCTGCGGAGAAACACTGACCCAGAGAGAACAGGGAATCACCATTGACTGGATCCGCCAGCAGATTAAGATCGCTTTCTTAAACATAACGGCAGAGAATGCGGCAAATGCGGTTATCGCTTATGAGCCGATCTGGGCGATCGGTACGGGAAAAGTAGCCACCACCGAGCAGGCACAGGAGGTCTGCGGTGCCATTCGTGCATGCATCGCTGAAATCTACGACAAAGCAACAGCAGAAGCCATCCGCATTCAGTACGGCGGTTCCGTATCTGCCGCAAGCGCACCGGAACTGTTTACACAGCCTGATATTGACGGCGGCCTGGTTGGCGGAGCATCCTTAAAGCCAGAGTTTGGAAAAATCGTAAATTACAACAAATAA